The genomic segment ACTATTTTTCTCTACCAAAAGAACACAAATGATTGTTTATTGGATAGAGATTTTCTGCATACAGTTAAATATAAGAGGAGAGCTTGGCATGTCGAGTAGCTTTGGTACATTGTATAAGGTCAGCACCTACGGGGAGTCACACTGCAAGGGTGTCGGTGTTGTTATAGATGGTTGCCCCCCTGGGCTTGAATTAAGCGAAGCAGATATCCAACGACAACTGGATCGCAGAAGGCCGGGCCAGAATGTCCTGACCACCGACCGTAAGGAGGCCGATCAGGTAATGATTCTCTCGGGAACCGAAAATGGTAAGACCTTGGGAACGCCCATTGCCCTTCATGTCAACAACCGGGATCAACGTCCCGGAGATTATGGCGACATCAGCGACCTACCCAGACCATCCCATGCCGATTTTACCTACCAGATGAAATATGGTATCCGGGCAAGTTCCGGGGGTGGACGTGCCAGTGCCAGAGAAACCATCGGCACCGTTGCAGCAGGTGCCGTGGCCATGAAGGTACTGAAAAAAAAGTATGGCATCGAAATCGTCGCCTGGGTTGAAAGTGTTGGCCCTATTCAGGCAAGCGGTATCAACCCTGACACCATAAGCCGGGAAGAAGTTGATAAACAGATCAGCCGCTGCCCCGACCAAATAACTGCCGCAGAGATGGAAAAATTTATCACGGAACTCAAGGAACGAGGTGATTCAACGGGAGGAATAGTCACCTGCTGTATCCGCAATAGCCCCGTGGGCCTTGGCGAACCAATCTATGAGAAGCTTGAGGCAAAACTTGCCCAGGCAATGCTCGCCATCCCAGCAAGCAAGGGCTTTGAAATAGGATCCGGTTTTGCCGGGAGCAGACAATTAGGCTCTGAGCACAACGACTTATTTATATGGAAGGATAACAGACTCGGCACCTCAACAAACAACTCCGGGGGCATCCAAGGGGGCATATCAAACGGAGAGCCTATACTCTTCCGCGTCGCCTTTAAACCGACCGCCACCATCTCTCTGCCTCAGGAAACAGCCACCTTCACAGGCAAGACAGAAACCATGCAGGCCAAGGGCCGCCATGACCCCTGTGTTGTCTCCCGAGCGATACCCATTGTTGAATCCATGGCAGCCCTGGTCCTCCTGGACATGGCCATGAGACAGGAGAGCCGCAAGAGCTTCTTCTAGGGTCTGAGCTGTTCTCTTTCCTCTTGACTCCCTAAAAAAGGTTCCTTACTGAAGGGAGAAAAGAGGAATCCTTAGAAAAAGAGCTTGAATCTCTCTCTATAACGCAGTACAAGATTTGCTCCCCGGACGTGTGATGATGCACGCCCTCCTACCCCATCATTTTTTTACGAGAGTACCGGCAACTAACCGTAACCGGTAACATTTTGAGTATGCCATTCAAAAAAAAATCGCTCAGTGCATTTCTTGACCGACAGGCTCCACCGGAGGGATTGCTCCTTTTAGGT from the Desulfotalea psychrophila LSv54 genome contains:
- the aroC gene encoding chorismate synthase, yielding MSSSFGTLYKVSTYGESHCKGVGVVIDGCPPGLELSEADIQRQLDRRRPGQNVLTTDRKEADQVMILSGTENGKTLGTPIALHVNNRDQRPGDYGDISDLPRPSHADFTYQMKYGIRASSGGGRASARETIGTVAAGAVAMKVLKKKYGIEIVAWVESVGPIQASGINPDTISREEVDKQISRCPDQITAAEMEKFITELKERGDSTGGIVTCCIRNSPVGLGEPIYEKLEAKLAQAMLAIPASKGFEIGSGFAGSRQLGSEHNDLFIWKDNRLGTSTNNSGGIQGGISNGEPILFRVAFKPTATISLPQETATFTGKTETMQAKGRHDPCVVSRAIPIVESMAALVLLDMAMRQESRKSFF